One window of the Hyperolius riggenbachi isolate aHypRig1 chromosome 5, aHypRig1.pri, whole genome shotgun sequence genome contains the following:
- the LOC137517680 gene encoding centromere protein X-like, giving the protein MHLHLEEGKTKVSADALLVVAELLRVFVQEAAARAARQAKSEDLEVVDVEHVEKILPQLLLDF; this is encoded by the coding sequence ATGCACTTGCACCTTGAGGAAGGCAAGACAAAAGTCAGCGCAGACGCCTTGCTGGTGGTCGCAGAGCTGCTGAGAGTGTTTGTTCAAGAGGCAGCGGCCCGTGCGGCTCGTCAGGCAAAGTCGGAGGATTTGGAGGTGGTGGATGTGGAACATGTGGAGAAGATCCTCCCCCAGCTGTTACTGGACTTCTAG